In the genome of Paenibacillus pabuli, one region contains:
- a CDS encoding glycoside hydrolase family 2 TIM barrel-domain containing protein gives MKATHADINWLGDVSVFEVNRLNAYSDHRYYRTMEEAKASGAMTMRYDLNGTWKFNYAIRPDCRPEAFYKQEFSSAGWDDIEVPGHIQLQGYGQIQYVNTQYPWDGLNELRPPALPQDQNPVGSYIRTFHLPTGWESNPVYISFQGVESAFYVWLNGQFVGYGEDSFTPSDFDLTPFLQDGENKLAVEVYQRSTGSWLEDQDFWRFSGIFRDVYLYTVPAAHIRDVRVVTDLDKSYTNGTLKVDLKLEGKAAAGAKVEAELRDAEGNLMKTFGGVEVTNGLVSLREEIGKVNLWSAEIPYLYRLYIQVYDAAGELLEVVPQAVGFRTFEMIDKVMHINGKRIVFKGVNRHEFNPRRGRAVTKEDMLWDVRTIKQNNMNAVRTSHYPNQSLWYELCDEYGLYVIDEMNLETHGSWQKLGAVEPSWVIPGDKPEWHDIVMDRAVSMVERDKNHPSILIWSCGNESHGGEVIYKVSQYFKTADPTRLVHYEGVFHDRRFNDTSDMESRMYAKPADIEEFLNANPEKPYISCEYMHAMGNSIGGMHKYTELEDKYPMYQGGFIWDYIDQAIFKKDRYGKEFLAYGGDFGDRPSDYSFCGDGIVYADRRVTAKMQEVKFLYQNIKLFPDREGVKIVNDNLFADTSEFELVYSLDREGHEVLRGTLEVNVGPQSETIVKLPLDVESLVGGEYAVNTAFVLKAATLWADKGEEVAFGQFVFTQEGKQTVVAVDQNRVSNIQVVEGDVNIGVRVGQTHALFSKQFGTLVSLKFSGRETIAIPPAPLFWRATTDNDKGTAMGFELGAWYAASLLPRLVEWKHEQKPDQYRIEFTYKLNISADVEVKVIYTVLADGSVHVHNTYKGTEGLPNLPIHALSFRTSPDYENLEWLAMGPEENYADRAFGARLGIHDSKVADTMAPYLVPQESGNRTGVRWAKLTDNAGRGFKIEASGAPVELNVSPYTAFELENAQHVYELPPVHYTVVTVAGKQMGVGGDDSWGAPVHPEYQIPSNGELSFEFVIRSL, from the coding sequence ATGAAAGCAACACATGCAGATATCAACTGGCTGGGTGATGTAAGCGTTTTTGAAGTAAACCGCCTGAACGCATACTCGGATCATCGCTATTACCGTACCATGGAAGAAGCAAAAGCATCCGGTGCAATGACTATGCGTTACGACCTTAACGGAACGTGGAAATTTAACTATGCGATCCGTCCGGATTGCCGCCCCGAAGCTTTTTACAAGCAGGAATTCTCCAGTGCCGGTTGGGATGATATTGAAGTGCCAGGGCATATTCAGCTCCAAGGGTACGGTCAGATCCAATATGTGAATACACAGTATCCGTGGGACGGTCTGAATGAACTTCGCCCACCGGCACTGCCGCAGGACCAAAACCCGGTAGGCAGTTACATTCGCACATTCCACCTGCCGACAGGTTGGGAGTCGAATCCGGTATATATTTCTTTCCAAGGTGTAGAGTCTGCATTCTATGTATGGCTTAACGGACAATTTGTCGGATATGGAGAAGACAGCTTTACGCCATCCGATTTTGATTTGACCCCATTCCTTCAGGACGGAGAGAACAAGCTGGCTGTTGAAGTGTATCAACGCAGTACAGGCAGCTGGCTGGAAGATCAGGATTTCTGGCGCTTCTCCGGCATTTTCAGAGATGTGTATCTGTATACTGTTCCTGCTGCGCATATTCGCGATGTGCGGGTTGTAACGGATCTGGACAAGTCTTATACCAACGGTACATTAAAAGTTGATCTGAAGCTTGAAGGTAAAGCTGCTGCCGGAGCGAAAGTAGAGGCTGAACTGCGGGATGCCGAAGGCAACCTGATGAAAACATTTGGTGGTGTTGAAGTTACCAATGGTCTGGTGAGTCTTCGTGAGGAGATTGGCAAAGTAAACCTGTGGAGTGCGGAGATTCCTTACCTGTATCGGCTGTACATTCAAGTATATGATGCGGCAGGTGAGCTGTTGGAGGTTGTACCTCAGGCCGTTGGTTTCCGTACATTTGAAATGATTGATAAGGTGATGCACATCAATGGTAAACGTATCGTTTTCAAAGGCGTAAACCGTCATGAATTCAATCCGCGTCGCGGGCGCGCTGTAACCAAGGAAGATATGCTTTGGGATGTTCGCACCATCAAACAAAACAATATGAACGCTGTGCGTACATCGCACTATCCAAACCAAAGCCTTTGGTATGAATTGTGTGATGAATATGGATTGTATGTGATTGATGAAATGAACCTGGAGACACATGGATCATGGCAGAAGCTGGGTGCTGTCGAGCCTTCATGGGTTATTCCTGGCGATAAACCGGAGTGGCATGACATCGTTATGGATCGCGCGGTGTCCATGGTAGAGCGTGATAAAAACCACCCATCTATTCTGATCTGGTCTTGTGGTAACGAGTCTCATGGTGGTGAAGTGATCTATAAAGTGTCTCAGTACTTTAAAACAGCAGATCCAACTCGTCTTGTTCACTATGAAGGAGTTTTCCATGATCGTCGTTTCAACGATACGAGTGACATGGAGTCCCGCATGTACGCCAAACCGGCGGACATCGAGGAATTCCTGAATGCCAATCCGGAAAAACCGTATATCAGCTGTGAGTACATGCATGCTATGGGTAACTCCATTGGAGGGATGCATAAGTATACGGAACTGGAAGATAAATATCCGATGTACCAAGGCGGCTTCATTTGGGATTACATCGATCAGGCTATCTTCAAAAAAGACCGTTACGGCAAAGAGTTCCTAGCTTACGGGGGAGACTTCGGTGATCGTCCTTCGGACTATTCGTTCTGTGGAGACGGCATTGTGTACGCGGACCGCAGAGTGACTGCCAAGATGCAGGAAGTGAAATTCCTGTACCAAAACATCAAGCTGTTCCCGGATCGGGAAGGTGTGAAAATCGTTAACGATAATTTGTTTGCGGACACGTCTGAATTCGAACTGGTTTACAGTCTGGATCGTGAAGGTCACGAAGTGCTGCGTGGAACGCTGGAGGTAAACGTGGGCCCACAAAGCGAGACCATTGTGAAACTTCCACTTGATGTGGAATCTCTTGTTGGTGGAGAATATGCAGTGAATACCGCGTTTGTATTAAAAGCAGCTACATTGTGGGCTGACAAAGGTGAGGAAGTGGCATTTGGGCAGTTTGTTTTCACACAAGAAGGCAAACAAACGGTTGTAGCTGTGGATCAAAATCGGGTGAGCAATATACAAGTGGTTGAAGGTGACGTAAACATCGGTGTTCGCGTTGGTCAAACCCATGCTTTGTTCTCCAAGCAATTTGGAACACTGGTTTCCCTGAAATTCTCTGGACGCGAAACCATTGCGATTCCGCCGGCACCACTGTTCTGGCGTGCAACGACAGACAATGACAAAGGTACAGCGATGGGCTTTGAGCTTGGCGCATGGTATGCTGCCAGCCTGCTGCCGCGCCTTGTAGAATGGAAGCATGAACAGAAACCGGATCAATACCGGATTGAGTTCACTTACAAGCTCAACATCTCCGCAGATGTAGAGGTGAAAGTGATTTATACTGTGCTTGCAGATGGTAGTGTGCATGTGCATAACACGTACAAAGGCACCGAGGGCCTGCCAAACCTGCCAATCCACGCTCTTTCGTTCAGAACGTCTCCAGACTATGAAAATCTGGAATGGCTGGCGATGGGACCGGAAGAAAACTATGCGGACCGTGCATTTGGCGCTCGTCTGGGTATTCATGACAGCAAGGTAGCGGATACGATGGCGCCGTATCTTGTACCACAGGAGTCTGGTAACCGTACAGGTGTACGCTGGGCCAAGCTGACGGACAATGCCGGACGCGGGTTCAAGATCGAAGCTTCAGGCGCGCCGGTTGAACTGAATGTGTCACCATATACAGCGTTTGAGCTGGAAAATGCGCAGCATGTGTATGAATTGCCACCCGTTCACTACACAGTAGTGACCGTTGCTGGCAAACAAATGGGTGTTGGCGGTGACGACAGCTGGGGCGCCCCGGTACATCCGGAATACCAAATACCTTCCAATGGTGAGCTGAGCTTCGAATTTGTCATCCGTTCATTATAA